The genome window CTCGATTATCTCCGAGATGGCCTCGGTCGTGATCGGTTCGATGTAGACGCGGTCGGCCATCTCCAGGTCGGTCATGATGGTCGCCGGATTCGAGTTGACGAGGACGACTCGCGCCCCTTCCTCTCGAAGCGCCCGGCACGCTTGCGCGCCAGAGTAGTCGAACTCCGCCGCCTGTCCGATCTGGATGGGGCCGCTGCCGATGAGCAGGATGGTCCGGTCGTCGGACGTCGCCTGCTGGTCTGTCGAGGGTTCCTCGTCGGTCATCGTTCCAGGGAAGTTCGTACATCGTAATAAGCCCGGCGAAACAGTGCGATATGCGTAACCTCTTTTCGAATTTCGCAGCACCGGCGCGACGGCCGACCGTCAGCTGGGGCACAGTTTCGGAATCGCAGGAGTTACCACCGACCGAGTATGTCGTTCGGACGGAAGCCACCGCCTCACGCGGCCTGAGACGCGGCAGAAGCGGCGTGTGGGGGCACGTCGCTTCGGCTTCCACTTTCGAAACGCGACGAAAGAAGCCACTCTTCGGTACTGTGTCCGGTCGGATAACTATTGACGTCCGGTTCTTACTCGGCGCGTCTCGACCCGGCTACGCGTCGAACCGGGCGTTCACTGCGCGTACACGTCGTCCGACGAGAAATCCCGTTCGGCGCGGTACTGCTCGACGAACTCGCTCACGTCGAACTGCAGCATCTCCGTCTCGAACTGCGAGAGCGCGGCGTCGTCCTCAGCGTGGCTGACCGCGTGTTCCATCAGTTCGACGACGAGTTCGACGATTATCTCGTGGAGGCGGCGCGAGTCGAAGTCGGTGACCCACACCATCGCGTAGCCCACCTGCTGGTCCTCGCTCACGTCCTCGCCGACGACGCGGCGGGGGAACTCTTCGAGGACGATACCCATCAGGTGCGGCGTGCCGAACTCCGGCATCTCCTCGCTGGTCGTCTCGACGGCCTCGCGCAGCACCTCGACGAGGAACTCGGGGAGAAACCGCTCGGGGGGGTGGGAGTCGGTGACGACGGCGTGCGTCTCGCCGCACGCGCAGTCGAACTCGCGCAGCCCCAAGTCGAGGTCTCTGACGCGCTTTGTCTCGCCGCAGGGGAGTTCGAGTTCGTCGCCCCCGCCTCCGGGGACGCGCGGTTGTGCCATACCTCCGATTGCAGTCTCGAAGGGTTAAAAAGCGCGTTTGTTTACTCCTCGTCGTCGTCTTTTTCGCCTTCTTCTTCGTCCTCTTCCCCGTCGTCCTCTTCTTCCTCTGATTCGGCGTCCTCTTCCTCGTCGTCCTCGTCGTCGCTCGCTTCCGACTCCGCGCCTTCGAGGTCGCTCTCGCTCTCGCTCGCCGCGGCGACGCCGCCGGGGGCGACGTCGTCGGTCGACTCCTCGAACTCGCTCAGTTCGGCGTCCTCCTCGCCTCCCGCTTCGGATTCGACGCCCTCTATCTCGAGTTCCACCTCGATGGAGACGCCGTCGACTTCCAGTTCGGCCTCGGCGCTGCGGGTTTCGCCCACCTCGATCTCGAGCTCCTGCCGGTCGACTTCCACTTCCACTTCGACGT of Haloprofundus halophilus contains these proteins:
- a CDS encoding DUF5815 family protein, translating into MAQPRVPGGGGDELELPCGETKRVRDLDLGLREFDCACGETHAVVTDSHPPERFLPEFLVEVLREAVETTSEEMPEFGTPHLMGIVLEEFPRRVVGEDVSEDQQVGYAMVWVTDFDSRRLHEIIVELVVELMEHAVSHAEDDAALSQFETEMLQFDVSEFVEQYRAERDFSSDDVYAQ